DNA sequence from the Thermus caldifontis genome:
CCTGGCGGAACGAACCCCCTTGGTCCTCCTCACCTACTACCTGCCCCTGGAGCCAGGGGTGGCTGAGGCCCTAGCCCAGTTGCCCCTGAAAGGGCTAGGCCTGGTGTACCAGCCGGGAAGCCCCCTGCCCCACCCCGCCCCGGGTACGGCCCTGGTCCTGGGGGTGGTAGAGGGGAACGGGGTGTGGCGTACGGACCTGGCCGCCCTCCAGGAGGCCCTAACTCCCGTGGTGGAGGCCGGGCAGGAGGTCTGGCTCACCAGCAAAGCTCCCCTCTTCCACCTGCCCTGGCGGGTGGCCGAACCCTTGCCCCCTGGGCTAGAGGGCCGGCTGGCCTTTGCCGTGGAACGGCTGAAGGAGCTCTCCCTCCTCAAGGGGCTTCTTCTGGGAGAGGGCAACCCTGAGGCCCAAGCCTGGCACACTCCCCCCCTCCCCTGGGACCGGGTTCCTTCCCCTATCCCCCCTTCCCGTCCCTCCCGGCAGGTTCGGCGCCAAGGGCAAAAGGACCTGGGCCTTCCCCCCTTTCCCACCACCACCATCGGCAGCTTTCCCCAGACCCAGGAACTGAGGGCGCTCCGCCGGCGCCTGCGCTCAGGGCAGCTGGACCCCGCGGCCTACCGGGCAAGGATACAGGAGGCCATCCGGGAGAACATCCGCCTTCAGGAGGAGCTGGGCTTGGACGTTCTGGTCCACGGGGAGCCAGAACGAAGCGACATGGTGGAGTTTTTTGCGGAGCGCTTGGAGGGCTTCCACACCACCCAGGGGGGTTTTGTCCTCTCCTACGGGAGCCGGGTCTGGCGCCCCCCCATCCTCTTTGCCCCGCCCAAGCGCCGGGGATCCTTGGTCCTGGAGGAAACCCTCTACGCCCAAAGCCTCACCCCCAAGCCGGTAAAGGCCATCCTCACAGGCCCCATCACCCTGGCCGCCTGGAGCTACCTGCCCCAGGGGGTAGGGTTCCGGGAAACCGTCTTGGCCCTGGCGGAGGCCCTGCGGGAAGAGGTGAAGGAGGTGGCCGCCCAAGGGATCCGCATGGTGCAGGTGGACGAACCCGCCCTGCTGGAAAAGCTCCCCTTGCGGGAGAGGGAAAGGCCCGGCTACCTAGAGGTGGTGAGGGAGGCCTTCTTGCGGGTGGTGGGGGATCTGCCTCCCGGGGTGCAGGTGCACCTCCACCTCTGCTACTCCGACTACGCCGCCTTAAGGCCCTTCCTGGAGGCCATGGACCCGGACGTGGTGAGCCTCGAGGGGGCCAGGCAGGACCCGAGCTTCCTGGAGGCCCTAGCGGACCTTCCCGTGGACCTGGGCCCCGGGGCCTTTGACGTCCACTCCCCCCTGGAGGCCAGGGTGGAGGAGATCCTAGCCCGGCTCCAGGGTTACCTGCGGCACCTGCCCCCGGAGCGCCTATGGGTGAATCCCGACTGCGGCCTCAAAACCCGGAAGCCGGAGGAGGCCGTGGCCAACCTCAGGAACATGGTGGAGGCCACCAAAAAGCTAAGGGAGCGCATGGGAGGAAAGGATGCTGACAGAACCTAGACCCCACTACCGCCCCTACGAGTACCCCAGGCTTCTGGACTATCGGGACGCCATCCGGCACAGCTACTGGCTCCACACGGAGTTTAGCTACACCGCCGACGTGCAGGACTACGCCCTCGCCCCCAAGGAGGTGCGCTCCCTGGTGGAGCGCTCTCTCCTCGCCATCGCCCAAGTGGAGCTTTCCGTGAAGCTCTTCTGGGCCAGGGTTTACGAGGTCTTCCCCAAACCCGAGGTGGCGGAGGTGGGCATGACCTTCGCCGAAAGCGAGGTGCGCCATGCCAACGCCTACGCCCACCTCCTGGACCTCCTGGGCCTCGAGGACCGCTTCCAAGAAGCCCTGGAAAGGGAAACCGCCCTCCGGGAAAGGCACCGCCGGTTGGGAGAGGTGCTGGCCCATGCCCACAAGGGTAGCCTTAGGGACTACGCCCTGGCCCTCCTCCTCTTTTCCGCCTTCACCGAGCACGCCTCCTTGTTCTCCCAGTTCTATGTGCTCATGGCCTTGAACAAGCGCCTAGGCCGGTTCAAGGGGATCTCCAACGCCATAGAAGCCACCAGCAAGGAGGAAAACCTCCACGGACTCTTTGGGGTGGAGCTCCTTCGCATCCTTAAGGAGGAGAGGCCCGACCTCTTCGGGCCCACCTTTGCCCAGGAGGTATGGGACCGGGTCCAGGCCTTCTTCCGGGCGGAGGAGGCCCTCCTGGACTGGATCTTCGCCCAAGGAGACGTGGCGGCGGTGGCAAGGGATGAGGTTCTGGAGTTCTTGAAGTGGCGGTACAACCAGACCCTCTCCCTCCATGGCCTCCCCGCCCCCTTCTCCGTGCAAAGGGATCTCCTGAAGGACACGGAGTGGTTTGACCTGGAGCTGTTGGCGGACAAGGAGGTGGACTTCTTCAACAAGAGAAGCGTGGCCTACGCCCGCAGGGTGCAGAGCTACGATCCGGAAAGCCTGTTTTGAGGGAGGGTAAGGATGCTAAAGACCAAGAGGGAGTACAAACCCTGGTACTGGGCCAACGAGTGGACCCGCCTCTACATGAGCCGGGGCTATCTCCTCCCCGGGGTGACCGTGGAGGAGCGTGTAACCCAGATCGCCGACCGGGCGGAGGCCCTTACGGGGATTGAGGGGTTTTCCCGCAAGTTCCAGGAGTACATGGCTAAGGGCTGGTACTCCTTGGCCACCCCCATCTGGGCCAACTACGGCCTCAGGCGGGGCCTACCCATCTCCTGCTACGGCACCTATGTGGAGGACGATACCGCCTCCATTCTCAAGGCGGTGGCCGAGATCGGCATGATGAGCAAGCAGGGCGGGGGAACCTCCGTCTACCTGGGCACCTTGCGACCCAGGGGGGCCCCCATTCGCGACAACGGGGAGAGCAACGGCTCCTACGCCTTTGCCTCCCTCTTTGACCGGGTGATTGAGGTCTTCAACCAGGGTTCCACCCGCCGCGGCCAGTGCGCCGCCTACATCCCCATAGAGCACCCTGATTTTGAAGAGTGGCTGAAGGTCCAACGGGAAGGAGGGGAGATCCAGTCCCTCTTCTGGGGGGTTTCCGTGGGGGACGTCTGGCTGGAAGCCATGGTGGCCGGGGATAGGGAAAAGCGGGAAAGATGGGCCAAGGTGCTCAAAAGCCGGGCCGAGGTGGGCATCCCCTACCTCTTCTTCCGGGACAACGCCAACCGCCAGGCCCCGGAGGTGTTCAGGAAGCTGGGGAAGACCATCCACGCCTCCAACCTCTGCACCGAGATCATGCTCCCCTCCGGCCCCGAGGAGAGCTTCGTCTGCTGCCTTTCCTCCTTAAACCTTCTCCACTTTGACGAGTGGAAGGACACGGATGCCGTGGAAACCCTCACCGTCTTCCTGGACTCGGTGCTGGACGATTTCATTGAAAAGGCGGAGGGCATCCCCTACATGGAACGCGCCGTGCGCTTTGCCAAGCGGTATAGGGCCATCGGCATCGGAGTCCTGGGCTGGCACAGTTACCTGCAGTCCAAGGGGATCCCCCTGGAGAGTCCCGAGGCCCTGTTCCTCAACAACCTCATCTTCAAGACCATCCGCGAGAAGGCGGAGGAGGCAAGCCGCTGGCTGAGAAAGCGCCACCCTGAGGACGAGCTGGCCCAGGTCATGGAAAGGCGAAACGCCACCCTTCTGGCCATCGCGCCCACCAAGAGCAGCTCCTTCATTCTGGGCCAGGTATCCCCTTCCATTGAACCCTACACCAGCAACTACTACCTCAAGGACCTGCAAAAGGCCCGGGTACCCTTCAAAAACCCCTTTCTGGAAGAGCTGCTTCGGCAAAAGGGCAAGGACGAGGAACGGGTGTGGCGGAGCATCCTGGAAAGGAATGGCTCCGTGCAGCACCTGGACTTCCTTACGGACGAGGAGAAGGACGTCTTCAAGACCTTCGCCGAGGTGTCGCAAAAGACCCTTATCAACCTAGCAGCCGCCCGGCAGAAGCACATTGACCAAGGCCAGTCCCTAAACCTGGTAATCCACCCCGAGGCACCCCCCAAGGACGTGAACGAGCTCTACCTGCACGCCTGGCGGAGTGGGCTTAAGGCGCTTTACTACCAGTTCAGCTCCAGCGCCGCCCAGGCCTATAGCCGCGACCTCCTCCTCTCCTGCCGGGCCTGCGAGGGCTAGCCCTTGAAAACCCCAAGGCGGTGGTAGAGGAGGGTGGCCCCCAGGGCTCCCAGAAGGGGGAAGAGGGCCGGGACCAGAAGATAGGGGCTAGCGGCTCCCTCTACCCCCAAAAGGCCCGCCAGAAGCCTGGGGGAAAGGTCCCGGGCAGGGTTGAGGGCAAAGCCGCCAGGCCCTCCCAGACCATAGCCCACCGCCGCCACGGTGAGGCCCAGAAAGAGGGGAAGAAGCCGGGTGTCCCGTGCGGCTACCAGGATGACGGCCATGAGGGCGAAGGTGCCCAGGGCCTCGGCCACCGCCGGGCCGGTCCAGCCATAAAGGGCCTCGGGCGCGGTGCGCAGGAAGCCCGGCCCCGTGGAGAACACGTTGGGCATCCCTTGGGCAATAAGCCCCTCCCGGTAGGCCAGGAAGGCCCCCAAAGCGCCCAGGAAACCCCCGGTAAATGCCCTATCAGGTAAAGGGGAACCAGGCGCCAGGGAAAGAGGCCAAAAGCCGCTAGGGCCAAGGTCACCGCCGGGTTCAAGTGAGCCCCGGAAAGGGGCCGACTGGCCAGAACCCCCACCAGCACCGCCAGCCCCGATCCCAAGGCGATGGCGTCATAGCCATAGGCACCCGGGGAGAGCCGGGGCTCCAGCAGCGCATCGGCCGCACTGCCCACCGTCAGAAGGACCAGGAGAAAGGTTCCAAGGAGCTCACCAATGAAAGCCTTTGTCACGCGCATCACCTCCTGTCGCTATAACCCACTCATACTAGCGGCCTTTCGTCAGGTAATGGTCAAAGAGAGGAAAGAGGGTTAAGCTTAAGAGGGTGCGGGTGGTCAGCCTGGTGCCCTCGGGAACCCTCCTCCTAAGGGCCTTGGGCCTCGAGCCCGTAGGGGTAAGCCACAGCTGTCCTAATCCCCAGGGCGTTCCCGTGGTGACGGAAGGCCTTATCCCCAAGGGCCTCCCCCAGGAGGAGATCGACCGGCGGGTGCGGGAGGCCCACGGGAGGGGGGAGCCCCTCTACAAGATCCGGGGGGAGGTGCTGGCAGCCTTAGAGGCAGACCTGCTGGTCAGCCAAGGGGTCTGCCAGGTGTGCGCGGTCACCCCCCAGCAGGCGGCCCTGGCCACCGCCTTCTTCCCAAGGCCCCCCAGGGTGTTGGAACTCCGGGGCACCCAGCTGGAAGGGCTCTTCCTGGATATATGGGCCCTGGCCCAAGCCCTGGACGTGGAGGAGAGGGGAAGGCATCTGGCTCAGGAGATTCGGGAAGGGCTTTCCCGTCTGCCCCCGCCTCCCCCTAGGCGTCCCTCCGTGGCCTTTCTGGAGTGGCTGGACCCCCCCTACCTGGGCGGGCACTGGGTACCGGAGCTGGTGGCCCTGGCTGGGGGCCGGTACCTGGGGCCTAAGCCGGGTACGCCCAGCCTGCGGGTGGACCCCATGGACCTTCCGGAAGCGGAGGTGGTCTTTATGGCCTTCTGCGGCTACAGCCTCGAGGAGGCCCTGGCCGCAGTGGCGGACCACCGGGCAAGAGGAGGGTATTTGGACCGCTATCTTCGGGGACGGCAGGCCTACCTTCTGGACGCTGGGCCCTTCCAGGCCCTGACCCACCGGGTGGCAGAGGGGGTCTGGACGTTGGCCCACCTTCTACGAGGGAAGGGGGTTTCGCCTCATCTAGCCAGGCCTCTTTGAGGGGTAGGCAAAAAGGGGGGTAGCCCAAGGGCTGCCCCCCCTACCCCGGGTCCTACGAGGTTCGGAAACGGCCGTTTAGGCCTTGGGGGAAGAATCCACCCATGCTGACGCCGGTGTTGCCGGTGAGGTAGACGATCCTAAGCACCTCGCTCACCGTGCGCCCGAAGGCCACCCCATTGGCATCCGCGGGGACCAGGTTGGCCTTCTTCATGGGATATCTCCTCCCTTTCCCATCTCCTACCGCACTTGGATTTGCCCCCGCAGCTCCCCGGCACGGAAGGCGGCGGTGTGGATGTCCAGGTAGAGCTCTCCCCGGAAAAGCCGGGAGCGGTCCTCGAGGCCAAGCTCAATCCGGTCCAAAAAGGTGGCGCTCCTCCCATCCGGTGCGGGGTTGACCCGCAGAGCCTGAATCAAGGGTCCGTTCTGTCCCCGGGGGCCCCGGTGGAGGTGAACGGCGCTGATGAGCCGAGCGTTGAGGGCAGGATCGTCCACCGGGTCCCGGGTGTAGTCGCGGAAGGAGCCGGCCAGGTTGGCCACCGCCCCCTGGAGCAGAAGGCTTGGCCCCTGCACCTCCACCCTCACCACCGCCAGGGCCGGGGTGTCCACGGGATTAGGCACCACCTCCGCCCCCGTCATGAGGACGGCCCGGACCAAGCCCCCCTGGGCCTGCGCCGAGTCCAGAAAGACCGCCACCCAGCCTGCTCCCAGTAGACCGGCCAGGGTCAGCGCGTCCCTACGGTTCACCCTACCCCCTATTTGCGGATGAAGCCCTGAACCGCCTTGGTGGCTTCCTCCGGGGTGATGGCCTTGGCGAAGGCCCGGCCCACGGGGGTCTGGGGACCCTCCACCTTACTCCCTAGCTCAAGCACGGCATCCCGGGCCAACGCCAGGTGGGCCTCCTCGTTCATGGCTATGCTGGCCGCCGCCGAAAGAACCGCCTTGTTCTGGATCAGGGGAATGGCCCCTAGATAAGCCCCGGTGAAGGCGGTTTCCAAGGCGATCAGGGTTTCCAAAACCTTAAGCCGGCTAGCCGCATCAAAGCGGAGGTCCCCATAGGTGAACTGGGGCCGGGCCACCGGGGTGGCCTTGAAGGGTCCCGCTATGGTGTCCCTCAGCGCCTGCACATGGGCCTCCTCGTGCTTGAGGGCCTCGGCCAGGTAGTCGCGGATATCCCCCGGGAAGGGAACCATCAAGGCCCGGGTGTAGAAGTCGCTGGCCAGGTACTCCGCGGTGAGGGCCAGGTTGAGGATGTCCAGGTCGCCGATCCCCTTGGACTGGGCCAAGGCCTGGCCAAGGAACCCCTTGGCAAAGGCCGCGGAGAGCCCGGCTGCGGTCAACACCTTCACAAACTGCCTGCGCACCATGGTTTTCTCCTGCATAACCTCACCTCCCTTGAGAAGGCCTCTTCGCCCCCTCGCTCTGCCCTTCGCAGGGAGGTGGGGTTTTGGACTTAGCGGGGAAGACCAAACAGGATGGTGGGCTTGGGGCTTCCCCCAGGTGGCTCCAGGGAAACCGCAACCGCGAGGGCTTCTGGTGGCAGGCGAAGGCTTTTTAGGGGCAGACGGAAGGTGGATAGGGGCGTGGGTTCGCCGTGGCCAAGACCCCAAGCTTGGAACACCCTTCCCTTGGGGGAAGACCGGTTCAACAGAACCAGGGCGGTCCGGTCAGCCTTTAGGATTACCCGGCCCACCATCTCCCCTTGAGGACTCACCAGGGCGAAGACCTGGGTAGCGGGTTCCCGCAGGGCCAAGAGCCAGGTTCCCCCCAGGAAGGCCCCATACCCCAGGGCTAGAAGCAGAAGGGCTGCCGCCACCCGCCCCAGCCAAGCCCAGGGAAAGGAACGGTGGGCACGGATGCGCCTCATGACCTTGGCTTCCAGCCCCGGGGGAACGGGTGCGGGCGGATCCCCCTCAGCCAGGTGAGCGGCAACCTCCATCAGGGCCTTGGCCTCAGGCCAAAGCTCGGGGTAACGGGCCAAGGCCTCCTCCACCCGGGAGCGCTCCTCCGGGGAAAGGGCGCCTAGGGCATAGAGGGGTAGGAGTTCGCGCACCTCCTCAGGGCTCACGGAGCACCTCCTTCAAGCGCAATAGGGCGCGCCTAAACCGGGTCTTTAGGGTGCCCAGGGGGATCCCCAAAAGCCTGGCCGCTTCCTGGTGGGAGTGGCCGTGGTAGTAGAGAAGCCGGATCGCCTCTCGCTCTTCCGGATCAAGGCGCCTCAGGGCCCCTTGGAGACGGATGCGGTCCAGATGGCCCTCCTCGTTCAGGCCGTCCCCCGGAAGGTCGAAGGCCTCCTCCGCCTCGTCCACCTGAGGCTCCAGGGGCTTAGGACGGGCCTGCAGACGGCGGACGAAGTCCACAGCGGTGTGGTGGCCGACGGCCAGGAGCCACGCCCGTGCCGGGGCCCGCCGGGGGTCAAACTGGCGAGCGTTCTTCCACACCCTGAAAAAGGCCTCCTGCACCACATCCTCCTGGGCGTTGGCGTCTAAGCCCATCCTCCTGGCTAGGGCCAAAAACGCTCCTGCATAGCGCCGGAAGAGCCACCGGAGGGCTTCCTCCTCGCCCCTAGCCACCAGGGCTAGGAGGGCTTCATCGGAGAGACCCTCGAGGCTCATCCTTCGCCCATCCTATCCTACGCACACCCCCTGGGGGTTGGTTTTAGCGCCCTTCCCGAAGCCAGCTGGCTCTAGAATACCATTCACTTCCTGCTCTCAAGAGCTCCTTGAACTTCTGCAAAGCTCTAGCCCGGCCATCCCGGCTTCCGAGTCGGGCTCCGGCGAACACCCTTAGGCCCTGTCTCCCTCCTGGAGGCCCGCAGCCGGTTCCACCGCCCACCCCCAGGGGAGGAGGCCCGCTACACCTTCCCGGTCCTCGCCCCCCAGGACCCCAGGCACTACGTGCGCCTGGCGAGCCGGATGGGGTACCGGAGGAGAGGGCACCTGGACTATCCCTCCCATGCGACCCGAGGGGATCCTCGCCTAACGCCAGGCACCCATTCCTGCGGCGTGGGGCCAGACCTTGGTCCACCGCCATTTCCCAGCCACCCCCCTTCCCTACCCGAGATCGTCGCCCCGCCTAAGATGCCCTCAGGAACCCCGCCCTACCATGGGGTTATGTTGGACGACGTCTTGAAGCCCATCCATGGCGGTCCCGACGGAGGG
Encoded proteins:
- a CDS encoding 5-methyltetrahydropteroyltriglutamate--homocysteine S-methyltransferase — protein: MIRTLGFGLPRLGPNLEYKRLLEGFWSGLLSQEKLLAGLQELEGLRATAYREAVDLHPAGELSLYDPMLDLAVALGLYAAPAGDLEAYYALARGNGALPLRKWFGTNYHYLVPRLPERPQYAPRPGWFPYPIGAPQEEGLPTLIGPYTLVRLAQNPPASPMEVQAHLEALGEAYGELLGWAGGRTVLLQEPALGLDGAGDHLSWLLPVYRTLAERTPLVLLTYYLPLEPGVAEALAQLPLKGLGLVYQPGSPLPHPAPGTALVLGVVEGNGVWRTDLAALQEALTPVVEAGQEVWLTSKAPLFHLPWRVAEPLPPGLEGRLAFAVERLKELSLLKGLLLGEGNPEAQAWHTPPLPWDRVPSPIPPSRPSRQVRRQGQKDLGLPPFPTTTIGSFPQTQELRALRRRLRSGQLDPAAYRARIQEAIRENIRLQEELGLDVLVHGEPERSDMVEFFAERLEGFHTTQGGFVLSYGSRVWRPPILFAPPKRRGSLVLEETLYAQSLTPKPVKAILTGPITLAAWSYLPQGVGFRETVLALAEALREEVKEVAAQGIRMVQVDEPALLEKLPLRERERPGYLEVVREAFLRVVGDLPPGVQVHLHLCYSDYAALRPFLEAMDPDVVSLEGARQDPSFLEALADLPVDLGPGAFDVHSPLEARVEEILARLQGYLRHLPPERLWVNPDCGLKTRKPEEAVANLRNMVEATKKLRERMGGKDADRT
- a CDS encoding ribonucleotide-diphosphate reductase subunit beta; the encoded protein is MLTEPRPHYRPYEYPRLLDYRDAIRHSYWLHTEFSYTADVQDYALAPKEVRSLVERSLLAIAQVELSVKLFWARVYEVFPKPEVAEVGMTFAESEVRHANAYAHLLDLLGLEDRFQEALERETALRERHRRLGEVLAHAHKGSLRDYALALLLFSAFTEHASLFSQFYVLMALNKRLGRFKGISNAIEATSKEENLHGLFGVELLRILKEERPDLFGPTFAQEVWDRVQAFFRAEEALLDWIFAQGDVAAVARDEVLEFLKWRYNQTLSLHGLPAPFSVQRDLLKDTEWFDLELLADKEVDFFNKRSVAYARRVQSYDPESLF
- a CDS encoding ribonucleoside-diphosphate reductase subunit alpha; protein product: MLKTKREYKPWYWANEWTRLYMSRGYLLPGVTVEERVTQIADRAEALTGIEGFSRKFQEYMAKGWYSLATPIWANYGLRRGLPISCYGTYVEDDTASILKAVAEIGMMSKQGGGTSVYLGTLRPRGAPIRDNGESNGSYAFASLFDRVIEVFNQGSTRRGQCAAYIPIEHPDFEEWLKVQREGGEIQSLFWGVSVGDVWLEAMVAGDREKRERWAKVLKSRAEVGIPYLFFRDNANRQAPEVFRKLGKTIHASNLCTEIMLPSGPEESFVCCLSSLNLLHFDEWKDTDAVETLTVFLDSVLDDFIEKAEGIPYMERAVRFAKRYRAIGIGVLGWHSYLQSKGIPLESPEALFLNNLIFKTIREKAEEASRWLRKRHPEDELAQVMERRNATLLAIAPTKSSSFILGQVSPSIEPYTSNYYLKDLQKARVPFKNPFLEELLRQKGKDEERVWRSILERNGSVQHLDFLTDEEKDVFKTFAEVSQKTLINLAAARQKHIDQGQSLNLVIHPEAPPKDVNELYLHAWRSGLKALYYQFSSSAAQAYSRDLLLSCRACEG
- a CDS encoding aquaporin, coding for MGAFLAYREGLIAQGMPNVFSTGPGFLRTAPEALYGWTGPAVAEALGTFALMAVILVAARDTRLLPLFLGLTVAAVGYGLGGPGGFALNPARDLSPRLLAGLLGVEGAASPYLLVPALFPLLGALGATLLYHRLGVFKG
- a CDS encoding ABC transporter substrate-binding protein; translated protein: MRVVSLVPSGTLLLRALGLEPVGVSHSCPNPQGVPVVTEGLIPKGLPQEEIDRRVREAHGRGEPLYKIRGEVLAALEADLLVSQGVCQVCAVTPQQAALATAFFPRPPRVLELRGTQLEGLFLDIWALAQALDVEERGRHLAQEIREGLSRLPPPPPRRPSVAFLEWLDPPYLGGHWVPELVALAGGRYLGPKPGTPSLRVDPMDLPEAEVVFMAFCGYSLEEALAAVADHRARGGYLDRYLRGRQAYLLDAGPFQALTHRVAEGVWTLAHLLRGKGVSPHLARPL
- a CDS encoding CHRD domain-containing protein, whose amino-acid sequence is MNRRDALTLAGLLGAGWVAVFLDSAQAQGGLVRAVLMTGAEVVPNPVDTPALAVVRVEVQGPSLLLQGAVANLAGSFRDYTRDPVDDPALNARLISAVHLHRGPRGQNGPLIQALRVNPAPDGRSATFLDRIELGLEDRSRLFRGELYLDIHTAAFRAGELRGQIQVR
- a CDS encoding ferritin-like domain-containing protein → MQEKTMVRRQFVKVLTAAGLSAAFAKGFLGQALAQSKGIGDLDILNLALTAEYLASDFYTRALMVPFPGDIRDYLAEALKHEEAHVQALRDTIAGPFKATPVARPQFTYGDLRFDAASRLKVLETLIALETAFTGAYLGAIPLIQNKAVLSAAASIAMNEEAHLALARDAVLELGSKVEGPQTPVGRAFAKAITPEEATKAVQGFIRK
- a CDS encoding anti-sigma factor domain-containing protein — protein: MSPEEVRELLPLYALGALSPEERSRVEEALARYPELWPEAKALMEVAAHLAEGDPPAPVPPGLEAKVMRRIRAHRSFPWAWLGRVAAALLLLALGYGAFLGGTWLLALREPATQVFALVSPQGEMVGRVILKADRTALVLLNRSSPKGRVFQAWGLGHGEPTPLSTFRLPLKSLRLPPEALAVAVSLEPPGGSPKPTILFGLPR
- a CDS encoding sigma-70 family RNA polymerase sigma factor, which translates into the protein MSLEGLSDEALLALVARGEEEALRWLFRRYAGAFLALARRMGLDANAQEDVVQEAFFRVWKNARQFDPRRAPARAWLLAVGHHTAVDFVRRLQARPKPLEPQVDEAEEAFDLPGDGLNEEGHLDRIRLQGALRRLDPEEREAIRLLYYHGHSHQEAARLLGIPLGTLKTRFRRALLRLKEVLREP